In a genomic window of Tripterygium wilfordii isolate XIE 37 chromosome 8, ASM1340144v1, whole genome shotgun sequence:
- the LOC120003992 gene encoding plant intracellular Ras-group-related LRR protein 9-like, whose protein sequence is MDPNPKSFPILSYVLARLPSIGPKFAPATATTEFDIEQPPPSDPSSSSQIPIIDRLPHLSRPKVLSSMTNAISDVAQTRSVLQTLGPRPDHESVDVAKSKLVEIEANLSKKLEEIVLSPRPTDIDRLQWRSHLAEKEEQCRQEAGKEKATYRAVLQLDELHEAYEKMLKEAEERLVRIYENAETVAEGDDKIDSVSEEENPEVAGILQAAFGGGLDRVDLSCRRLKFLPEAFGRIQGLVVLNLSSNQLEMIPDSIAGLQSLEELNLSSNLLESLPDSIGLLHNLKILDISGNKLNLLPDTICSCRSLVVLDVSFNQLAYLPTNIGYELVNLQRLSIQLNKIRSLPTSIGEMRSLCHLDAHFNELGGLPFAIGRLANLEILNLSSNFNDMTELPDTIGDLMKLKELDLSNNQIHALPDTFGRLDNLTKLNLDQNPLVHPPPEVVKEGVEAIKQFMAQRWLALLVEEEHKSMAEVEEQAQMGWLTRSTSWLKSYASTVTENVSGYLAAGKPPRDPYLDQQL, encoded by the exons ATGGATCCGAATCCCAAGTCCTTCCCGATCCTTTCCTATGTCCTGGCTCGTCTTCCTTCCATCGGTCCCAAATTTGCCCCCGCTACTGCTACCACTGAATTCGACATCGAACAACCACCACCCTCCGATCCATCCTCCTCTTCTCAAATCCCGATCATTGACCGATTGCCCCACCTCTCTCGCCCAAAGGTGCTCTCCTCCATGACCAACGCCATCTCCGACGTCGCTCAAACGCGATCCGTTTTGCAAACCCTCGGACCACGACCTGACCACGAGTCCGTCGACGTAGCCAAGTCCAAACTCGTCGAAATTGAAGCCAATCTATCGAAGAAACTAGAGGAAATAGTGCTGTCTCCCCGTCCTACAGATATCGACCGCCTCCAGTGGCGTTCTCACTTGGCTGAAAAGGAGGAGCAGTGCCGCCAAGAAGCAGGGAAAGAGAAGGCGACTTACAGGGCAGTACTGCAGCTGGATGAGTTGCACGAGGCTTACGAGAAGATGTTGAAGGAGGCGGAGGAGCGACTAGTGAGGATTTATGAGAACGCAGAAACTGTGGCTGAGGGTGATGATAAGATCGACTCAGTGAGTGAGGAAGAGAACCCGGAGGTGGCAGGGATACTGCAGGCTGCGTTCGGAGGAGGCTTGGACCGTGTGGATTTGTCTTGTCGGCGGTTGAAGTTCTTGCCCGAGGCTTTTGGACGGATTCAAGGGTTGGTCGTTCTTAATCTTTCCAGTAATCAGCTTGAG ATGATTCCTGACTCAATAGCTGGATTACAAAGTCTTGAGGAGCTAaatctttcttcaaatcttttgGAATCATTGCCAGACTCTATTGGCCTGCTTCATAACTTGAAAATTCTGGACATCTCAGGAAACAAGCTAAATCTCTTGCCTGATACCATCTGCAGCTGCAG GTCATTGGTGGTGTTGGATGTGAGCTTCAAccaattggcatatttaccaacTAACATTGGATATGAGTTGGTGAATCTTCAGAGGCTCTCAATCCAATTGAACAAGATCCGCTCTCTTCCAACCTCGATTGGTGAGATGAGGTCCTTGTGCCACCTTGATGCTCACTTCAACGAACTTGGTGGCCTCCCATTTGCAATTGGGAGATTGGCTAATCTTGAGATCCTGAATCTGAGCAGTAATTTTAATGACATGACGGAGCTTCCTGATACAATTGGTGATTTGATGAAACTAAAGGAACTTGATCTGAGTAATAATCAGATTCATGCTCTTCCAGATACCTTTGGCCGGCTTGACAATTTGACCAAACTCAACCTGGACCAAAATCCTCTTGTACATCCACCTCCGGAGGTAGTGAAGGAAGGCGTCGAAGCTATCAAGCAATTTATGGCTCAGAGGTGGCTTGCATTACTGGTGGAGGAGGAACACAAGAGCATGGCTGAAGTTGAAGAACAGGCACAGATGGGATGGTTGACTCGGAGCACCTCTTGGTTGAAAAGCTATGCGTCAACTGTGACTGA
- the LOC120003993 gene encoding protein MAK16 homolog → MQHDEVIWQVIRHNHCSYMAKLTTGNFCRNPHNVTGICNRSSCPLANSRYATICDHDGVFYLYMKTIERAHMPNKLWERVKLPRNYEKALEIIDKHLMYWPKFLVHKTKQRLTKMTQMRIRMRKLALKTREKIMTVPRKEKKREARREEKAEKAAVLEKNIEKELLERLKRGVYGDIYNYPVNEYNKVLDMEALSEDEEEAEPEIEYVEGYDELEVEDDMEDFGGFAINESFENNDNSVENDEEEAFNKKRVRSSESARGKLEKDEAGGKGKRKAKVLVEVEHEGVGEREKATL, encoded by the exons ATGCAGCACGATGAGGTCATATGGCAAGTCATCCGGCACAATCACTGCAGTTACATGGCCAA ACTCACAACCGGGAACTTTTGTAGAAACCCACATAATGTGACCGGAATTTGCAATCGGAGCTCATGCCCTCTCGCTAACAGTCGCTACGCCACTATTTGCGACCATGATG GGGTCTTCTATTTATATATGAAAACCATAGAAAGAGCTCATATGCCCAATAAGTTATGGGAAAGAGTGAAGTTGCCAAGAAATTATGAGAAGGCACTTGAAATCATTGACAAGCATCTG ATGTATTGGCCCAAATTCCTTGTGCATAAAACCAAACAACGTCTCACAAAAATGACTCAAATGCGGATTCGGATGAGGAAGCTTGCATTAAAAACAAG GGAGAAGATAATGACTGTTcccagaaaagagaagaaaagagaggctAGAAGGGAGGAAAAGGCTGAAAAAGCTGCAGTTCTTGAGAAG AATATTGAGAAGGAGTTGCTTGAACGGCTTAAAAGAGGAGTTTACGGTGACATATATAACTATCCCGTTAATGAATACAACAAAGTTCTTGACATGGAGGCTTTGAGTGAAGACGAAGAGGAGGCG GAGCCAGAAATAGAGTATGTTGAAGGCTATGATGAACTTGAAGTGGAAGACGATATGGAAGATTTTGGTGGTTTTGCAATCAACGAGTCTTTCGAGAATAATG ATAACTCAGTTGAGAATGATGAAGAGGAAGCATTTAACAAAAAGAGAGTAAGAAGTTCTGAGTCTGCTCGTGGAAAGCTAGAGAAAGACGAAGCTGGTGGAAAGGGGAAAAGGAAAGCCAAGGTGCTAGTTGAG GTTGAACATGAAGGTGTTGGTGAAAGAGAGAAGGCAACCTTATGA
- the LOC120003304 gene encoding uncharacterized protein LOC120003304 yields MLQFPAFMTQYPGSNRTIPTSFLLPSQWPQPHSEELLLAMEESDFEEKCNEIRKINSNLIVIGKTHVDNDKEDYENDGDDEDADNADESEGEEFEQETS; encoded by the exons ATGTTGCAGTTTCCGGCGTTCATGACGCAGTACCCGGGGTCGAACAGGACGATACCGACGTCGTTTCTGCTTCCATCACAGTGGCCCCAACCCCACAGCGAAGAACTTCTCCTGGCCATGGAAGAGTCGGACTTCGAAGAGAAG TGTAATGAAATCCGGAAGATCAATAGCAACCTGATTGTGATTGGGAAAACACATGTTGATAATGATAAGGAAGATTACGAGAACGACGGAGATGATGAGGATGCTGACAATGCTGATGAATCTGAAGGGGAGGAGTTTGAGCAAGAAACCAGTTGA
- the LOC120003303 gene encoding uncharacterized protein LOC120003303, with protein MVSDSESKKRNDSIKFLCSYGGKIIPRSTDGKLRYVGGLNRVLSVDRSVSFAELMVKLGEFCGYSVTLTCQLPGGDLETLISVKSDEDLANIIEEYDRASSASKIRAVLSPPKSLKQISPPASNYSSINFSPTRQPFKPSMNYHHLVPRRSSPQFGYPVGAYRDCCRGCCSPGHVKGNYWNPNCHNNCWH; from the exons atGGTGAGCGATAGTGAATCCAAGAAGAGAAACGACAGTATCAAGTTCTTGTGCAGTTACGGTGGCAAGATCATTCCTCGTTCGACGGACGGGAAGCTACGTTACGTTGGTGGACTCAACAGAGTTCTCTCCGTCGATCGTTCCGTTTCTTTTGCTG AGCTGATGGTCAAGCTTGGTGAGTTTTGCGGATATTCCGTTACGTTGACGTGCCAGTTACCCGGCGGAGACTTGGAGACGTTAATTTCCGTCAAATCGGACGAAGATTTGGCGAATATAATTGAGGAATATGATCGAGCTTCGTCGGCTTCGAAGATTAGAGCCGTTCTTTCCCCTCCAAAATCGCTCAAACAAATTTCTCCTCCCGCGTCAAATTATTCCAGCATCAACTTTTCTCCAACCAGACAGCCTTTTAAGCCGTCCATGAATTATCATCACCTTGTTCCTCGGCGTTCTTCGCCGCAGTTCGGCTATCCGGTAGGCGCTTACAGAGACTGTTGCAGGGGCTGTTGTTCTCCTGGACATGTTAAGGGAAACTATTGGAACCCTAATTGCCATAACAATTGCTGGCATTGA
- the LOC120004455 gene encoding ferric reduction oxidase 8, mitochondrial isoform X1, translating to MAKKTLLCILELSMILIGSGWISLWLLKPTDLWTRKWKGAEDRAKSTVFGYYGLDFAVYTFPVISLAVIGLIYLYLKPIEPRRRQAVRPTTTFASPLVVKTFIGVISIIEVLAASLFVIFLAWTFYARVSKDLKKLMPIKTLKMSIWQLKCLRVATRFGLLAEACLALLLLPILRGLALFRLVGVQFEASVRYHIWLGTTMIFFATIHGVGTLFVWGVSNYIQDEIWKWQKTGRIYLAGEIALVTGLVIWITSLPPVRRKRFEIFYYTHHLYVIFLVFFLFHAGDRHFYMVFSGIFLFALDKLFRIIQSRPRSYILSARVFPSRAIELTLPKDPTGLKYTPTSVVYMKIPSISKFQWHSFSLTSSSSMHDHTMSLTIKCDGGWTNDLYNMITAELDSDADGMRCMPVAIEGPYGPASMDLLRYESLILVAGGIGITPFLSILQEIDSLQNSIRYKVPTTIQLIYVVKRSHEICLLNSISSLLVNQPSKKWHLKLKVFVTQEERPVATIRELLNDLSLIRTVNFSSTDSSYPVHGLESPLWMAAMAGLASLVFLIFMVCFNHVFVHSDEKSAFSMKVAVPSKKKADKEKTPSWVADLLIILSFILAITCSSLVAIMIRWRRLKKEIVPVSQKQGKPLDLSSMDTRGVVEEDEIHFGRRPNFPDILSEFANECGEDNVGVLVCGPETMKESVASVCRLKAKGFITGAKKKKPYFSFHSLNFTL from the exons atggcaaagaaaactCTTCTTTGTATTCTGGAACTATCAATGATCCTTATAGGTTCCGGTTGGATTTCTCTATGGCTTCTAAAGCCCACAGATCTATGGACAAGAAAATGGAAAGGTGCAGAGGACAGAGCTAAAAGTACAGTGTTCGGATATTATG GTCTTGATTTTGCAGTCTACACGTTTCCTGTAATTTCTCTGGCTGTGATAGGACTTATTTACTTATATTTGAAACCCATAGAGCCAAGAAGAAG ACAAGCAGTGCGACCAACTACAACTTTTGCAAGTCCTCTGGTTGTGAAGACCTTTATCGGGGTAATATCCATCATTGAGGTCTTGGCAGCATCTCTATTTGTCATATTTCTAGCATGGACGTTTTATGCCCGTGTCTCTAAGGACTTGAAGAAGTTGATGCCAATCAAAACACTGAAGATGAGTAT ATGGCAACTCAAGTGTCTAAGAGTGGCAACTCGGTTTGGTTTATTAGCAGAAGCCTGCCTCGCTTTGCTCCTTCTCCCCATCTTGAGGGGCCTGGCCTTATTTCGGCTAGTTGGTGTCCAGTTCGAAGCCTCAGTGAGATACCATATCTGGCTTGGGACTACCATGATATTCTTTGCTACTATTCACGGTGTAGGCACCTTGTTTGTATGGGGTGTCAGCAATTACATTCAAGATGAG ATATGGAAATGGCAAAAAACAGGGCGTATATACCTTGCTGGTGAAATAGCTCTTGTTACTGGGCTTGTAATATGGATAACTTCACTTCCTCCAGTGAGAAGGAAAAGGTTTGAGATATTTTACTATACACACCATTTGTATGTGATCTTCTTAGTATTCTTCCTCTTCCATGCTGGAGATCGGCACTTCTATATGGTTTTCTCTGGGATATTTCTCTTTGCCCTTGACAAGCTTTTCCGAATCATACAATCAAGGCCTAGAAGTTACATTCTCTCAGCACGGGTGTTCCCCTCCAGAGCAATAGAGCTTACCTTGCCAAAAGATCCAA CAGGGCTGAAGTATACCCCAACAAGTGTGGTATATATGAAGATCCCAAGCATATCCAAATTCCAATGGCACTCCTTCAGTTTAACTTCCAGCTCTAGCATGCATGATCACACAATGTCTCTTACAATTAAATGTGACGGAGGGTGGACAAACGATCTCTACAACATGATAACTGCAGAGCTAGATTCAGATGCTGATGGCATGAGATGCATGCCTGTAGCAATTGAAGGCCCTTATGGACCTGCCTCAATGGACTTGCTGAG ATATGAAAGCCTAATTCTCGTTGCGGGTGGAATTGGGATAACCCCATTTCTGAGCATTTTACAGGAAATTGATTCTCTCCAAAACAGCATCAGATACAAGGTCCCGACAACAATACAGCTTATTTATGTTGTAAAGAGGTCGCATGAAATTTGTCTGTTGAACTCTATTTCATCTCTGCTTGTGAACCAGCCATCCAAGAAATGGCATCTAAAACTAAAAGTGTTTGTGACCCAAGAAGAGCGGCCTGTTGCAACCATAAGAGAACTACTAAACGACTTATCTCTGATTCGAACAGTCAACTTCAGCTCAACAGATTCAAGTTATCCAGTGCACGGACTAGAAAGTCCACTTTGGATGGCTGCAATGGCTGGATTAGCATCTCTTGTGTTCCTTATTTTCATGGTTTGTTTCAACCATGTTTTTGTTCATTCCGACGAGAAGAGTGCTTTCTCTATGAAGGTAGCTGTTCCGTCCAAAAAGAAAGCCGATAAAGAAAAGACTCCCTCTTGGGTTGCTGATCTGCTTATCATATTGTCTTTCATCTTAGCTATAACCTGCAGCTCTTTGGTGGCAATCATGATCAGATGGAGGAGGCTAAAGAAAGAGATTGTTCCTGTCTCCCAAAAACAAGGCAAACCCTTGGACCTAAGTTCAATGGACACAAGGGGAGTTGTTGAGGAAGACGAAATTCATTTTGGAAGAAGGCCTAACTTCCCAG ATATACTGTCAGAATTTGCTAATGAATGTGGTGAAGACAACGTCGGAGTCTTGGTCTGTGGACCTGAGACAATGAAGGAGTCAGTTGCATCAGTTTGCCGGCTGAAAGCAAAGGGTTTCATTACAGGTgccaagaagaagaaaccatACTTCAGCTTCCACTCCCTCAACTTCACTCTCTAG
- the LOC120004455 gene encoding ferric reduction oxidase 8, mitochondrial isoform X2, producing the protein MAKKTLLCILELSMILIGSGWISLWLLKPTDLWTRKWKGAEDRAKSTVFGYYGLDFAVYTFPVISLAVIGLIYLYLKPIEPRRRQAVRPTTTFASPLVVKTFIGVISIIEVLAASLFVIFLAWTFYARVSKDLKKLMPIKTLKMSIWQLKCLRVATRFGLLAEACLALLLLPILRGLALFRLVGVQFEASVRYHIWLGTTMIFFATIHGVGTLFVWGVSNYIQDEIWKWQKTGRIYLAGEIALVTGLVIWITSLPPVRRKRFEIFYYTHHLYVIFLVFFLFHAGDRHFYMVFSGIFLFALDKLFRIIQSRPRSYILSARVFPSRAIELTLPKDPRLKYTPTSVVYMKIPSISKFQWHSFSLTSSSSMHDHTMSLTIKCDGGWTNDLYNMITAELDSDADGMRCMPVAIEGPYGPASMDLLRYESLILVAGGIGITPFLSILQEIDSLQNSIRYKVPTTIQLIYVVKRSHEICLLNSISSLLVNQPSKKWHLKLKVFVTQEERPVATIRELLNDLSLIRTVNFSSTDSSYPVHGLESPLWMAAMAGLASLVFLIFMVCFNHVFVHSDEKSAFSMKVAVPSKKKADKEKTPSWVADLLIILSFILAITCSSLVAIMIRWRRLKKEIVPVSQKQGKPLDLSSMDTRGVVEEDEIHFGRRPNFPDILSEFANECGEDNVGVLVCGPETMKESVASVCRLKAKGFITGAKKKKPYFSFHSLNFTL; encoded by the exons atggcaaagaaaactCTTCTTTGTATTCTGGAACTATCAATGATCCTTATAGGTTCCGGTTGGATTTCTCTATGGCTTCTAAAGCCCACAGATCTATGGACAAGAAAATGGAAAGGTGCAGAGGACAGAGCTAAAAGTACAGTGTTCGGATATTATG GTCTTGATTTTGCAGTCTACACGTTTCCTGTAATTTCTCTGGCTGTGATAGGACTTATTTACTTATATTTGAAACCCATAGAGCCAAGAAGAAG ACAAGCAGTGCGACCAACTACAACTTTTGCAAGTCCTCTGGTTGTGAAGACCTTTATCGGGGTAATATCCATCATTGAGGTCTTGGCAGCATCTCTATTTGTCATATTTCTAGCATGGACGTTTTATGCCCGTGTCTCTAAGGACTTGAAGAAGTTGATGCCAATCAAAACACTGAAGATGAGTAT ATGGCAACTCAAGTGTCTAAGAGTGGCAACTCGGTTTGGTTTATTAGCAGAAGCCTGCCTCGCTTTGCTCCTTCTCCCCATCTTGAGGGGCCTGGCCTTATTTCGGCTAGTTGGTGTCCAGTTCGAAGCCTCAGTGAGATACCATATCTGGCTTGGGACTACCATGATATTCTTTGCTACTATTCACGGTGTAGGCACCTTGTTTGTATGGGGTGTCAGCAATTACATTCAAGATGAG ATATGGAAATGGCAAAAAACAGGGCGTATATACCTTGCTGGTGAAATAGCTCTTGTTACTGGGCTTGTAATATGGATAACTTCACTTCCTCCAGTGAGAAGGAAAAGGTTTGAGATATTTTACTATACACACCATTTGTATGTGATCTTCTTAGTATTCTTCCTCTTCCATGCTGGAGATCGGCACTTCTATATGGTTTTCTCTGGGATATTTCTCTTTGCCCTTGACAAGCTTTTCCGAATCATACAATCAAGGCCTAGAAGTTACATTCTCTCAGCACGGGTGTTCCCCTCCAGAGCAATAGAGCTTACCTTGCCAAAAGATCCAA GGCTGAAGTATACCCCAACAAGTGTGGTATATATGAAGATCCCAAGCATATCCAAATTCCAATGGCACTCCTTCAGTTTAACTTCCAGCTCTAGCATGCATGATCACACAATGTCTCTTACAATTAAATGTGACGGAGGGTGGACAAACGATCTCTACAACATGATAACTGCAGAGCTAGATTCAGATGCTGATGGCATGAGATGCATGCCTGTAGCAATTGAAGGCCCTTATGGACCTGCCTCAATGGACTTGCTGAG ATATGAAAGCCTAATTCTCGTTGCGGGTGGAATTGGGATAACCCCATTTCTGAGCATTTTACAGGAAATTGATTCTCTCCAAAACAGCATCAGATACAAGGTCCCGACAACAATACAGCTTATTTATGTTGTAAAGAGGTCGCATGAAATTTGTCTGTTGAACTCTATTTCATCTCTGCTTGTGAACCAGCCATCCAAGAAATGGCATCTAAAACTAAAAGTGTTTGTGACCCAAGAAGAGCGGCCTGTTGCAACCATAAGAGAACTACTAAACGACTTATCTCTGATTCGAACAGTCAACTTCAGCTCAACAGATTCAAGTTATCCAGTGCACGGACTAGAAAGTCCACTTTGGATGGCTGCAATGGCTGGATTAGCATCTCTTGTGTTCCTTATTTTCATGGTTTGTTTCAACCATGTTTTTGTTCATTCCGACGAGAAGAGTGCTTTCTCTATGAAGGTAGCTGTTCCGTCCAAAAAGAAAGCCGATAAAGAAAAGACTCCCTCTTGGGTTGCTGATCTGCTTATCATATTGTCTTTCATCTTAGCTATAACCTGCAGCTCTTTGGTGGCAATCATGATCAGATGGAGGAGGCTAAAGAAAGAGATTGTTCCTGTCTCCCAAAAACAAGGCAAACCCTTGGACCTAAGTTCAATGGACACAAGGGGAGTTGTTGAGGAAGACGAAATTCATTTTGGAAGAAGGCCTAACTTCCCAG ATATACTGTCAGAATTTGCTAATGAATGTGGTGAAGACAACGTCGGAGTCTTGGTCTGTGGACCTGAGACAATGAAGGAGTCAGTTGCATCAGTTTGCCGGCTGAAAGCAAAGGGTTTCATTACAGGTgccaagaagaagaaaccatACTTCAGCTTCCACTCCCTCAACTTCACTCTCTAG
- the LOC120004354 gene encoding U-box domain-containing protein 33-like isoform X1: MEEVKYVPGDYSLQDCSARIMSSEIIELGEESKSLVVADDVYVAVGKDDLDVLKWVLDHAVSPSTRVFLVRVFPPITHISTPVGRVSKSQLSREVLRVYTNEENNKRRKLMEKYIRLCNDAKVTVDTMFVESKAIAKAIVDLVPVLNITKLVIGSKSPPCSSQYAEESWQKLRKGEFVKKNAPDYCEVTIIHGGKKTVDSEQDTEPLQSSSLPRSNKKDNFQRNIFDCACFTGLKLRIVKICTAPRGIHVKDS; the protein is encoded by the exons ATGGAGGAAGTCAAGTATGTTCCGGGAGACTACTCTTTGCAAGATTGCAGTGCCCGGATTATGTCGTCGGAGATCATAGAGTTGGGAGAGGAAAGCAAGAGCCTTGTTGTTGCTGATGATGTTTATGTTGCTGTTGGAAAAGATGACTTAGATGTCCTCAAATGGGTTCTTGACCATGCTGTTTCTCCTAGCACTCGGGTTTTTCTTGTCCGTGTGTTTCCTCCCATCACCCACATCTCCACACCAG TGGGGAGAGTATCAAAGAGTCAATTGAGTAGAGAAGTGTTAAGAGTATATACTAATGAAGAGAACAACAAGAGGAGGAAACTCATGGAGAAATACATTCGCCTGTGTAACGATGCCAAG GTTACAGTGGATACGATGTTCGTTGAGAGCAAAGCGATTGCCAAAGCAATTGTTGATCTAGTTCCTGTTCTCAACATTACCAAACTTGTGATTGGATCCAAAAGTCCTCCTTGTTCTAG TCAGTATGCCGAGGAATCGTGGCAAAAATTGAGGAAAGGAGAATTTGTCAAGAAGAATGCTCCAGATTATTGTGAGGTTACAATTATTCATGGGGGCAAGAAGACAGTGGATAGTGAGCAAGACACAGAGCCATTGCAGTCATCTTCTCTGCCCAGGTCTAATAAAAAAGACAACTTTCAGAGGAACATCTTCGACTGCGCATGCTTCACAG GACTGAAGTTGAGGATCGTTAAGATTTGTACTGCTCCAAGAGGGATTCATGTAAAAGACAGCTGA
- the LOC120004354 gene encoding U-box domain-containing protein 33-like isoform X2 codes for MEEVKYVPGDYSLQDCSARIMSSEIIELGEESKSLVVADDVYVAVGKDDLDVLKWVLDHAVSPSTRVFLVRVFPPITHISTPVGRVSKSQLSREVLRVYTNEENNKRRKLMEKYIRLCNDAKVTVDTMFVESKAIAKAIVDLVPVLNITKLVIGSKSPPCSSQYAEESWQKLRKGEFVKKNAPDYCEVTIIHGGKKTVDSEQDTEPLQSSSLPRSNKKDNFQRNIFDCACFTGRTEVEDR; via the exons ATGGAGGAAGTCAAGTATGTTCCGGGAGACTACTCTTTGCAAGATTGCAGTGCCCGGATTATGTCGTCGGAGATCATAGAGTTGGGAGAGGAAAGCAAGAGCCTTGTTGTTGCTGATGATGTTTATGTTGCTGTTGGAAAAGATGACTTAGATGTCCTCAAATGGGTTCTTGACCATGCTGTTTCTCCTAGCACTCGGGTTTTTCTTGTCCGTGTGTTTCCTCCCATCACCCACATCTCCACACCAG TGGGGAGAGTATCAAAGAGTCAATTGAGTAGAGAAGTGTTAAGAGTATATACTAATGAAGAGAACAACAAGAGGAGGAAACTCATGGAGAAATACATTCGCCTGTGTAACGATGCCAAG GTTACAGTGGATACGATGTTCGTTGAGAGCAAAGCGATTGCCAAAGCAATTGTTGATCTAGTTCCTGTTCTCAACATTACCAAACTTGTGATTGGATCCAAAAGTCCTCCTTGTTCTAG TCAGTATGCCGAGGAATCGTGGCAAAAATTGAGGAAAGGAGAATTTGTCAAGAAGAATGCTCCAGATTATTGTGAGGTTACAATTATTCATGGGGGCAAGAAGACAGTGGATAGTGAGCAAGACACAGAGCCATTGCAGTCATCTTCTCTGCCCAGGTCTAATAAAAAAGACAACTTTCAGAGGAACATCTTCGACTGCGCATGCTTCACAGGCAG GACTGAAGTTGAGGATCGTTAA
- the LOC120004353 gene encoding UDP-galactose/UDP-glucose transporter 3, with the protein MEAHGAALRRVLLLSFCVAGIWSAYIYQGYLQETLSTKRFGPDGKRFEHLAFLNLAQSVVCLIWSYIMLKLWSRSNFGGAPWWTYWSAGITNTIGPAMGIEALKYISYPAQVLAKSSKMIPVMLMGTLVYGIRYTLPEYICTILVAGGVSTFALLKTSSKTISKLAHPNAPLGYGLCFLNLAFDGFTNATQDSITARYPKTSAWDIMLGMNLWGTIYNTIYMFGWPYGSGFGAVEFCKQHPEAAWDIFLFCLCGALGQNFIFLTISRFGSLANTTITTTRKFVSIVVSSVLSGNPLSTKQWGCVGMVFSGLSYQIYLKWKKLQKKRKAT; encoded by the exons ATGGAAGCTCACGGCGCCGCACTCCGGCGAGTGCTGCTATTGTCCTTTTGCGTTGCTGGGATTTGGTCGGCCTATATCTATCAGGGCTACCTTCAAGAGACTTT GTCTACCAAGCGATTTGGTCCTGATGGGAAAAGATTCGAACACCTAGCATTCCTGAATTTGGCTCAAAGTGTCGTATGTCTCATTTGGTCTTATATTA TGTTAAAGCTGTGGTCTAGAAGTAATTTTGGTGGTGCTCCATGGTGGACTTACTGGAGTGCAGGCATTACCAATACAATTGGTCCAGCAATGGGTATTGAAGCACTCAAGTACATCAGTTACCCTGCCCAG GTCCTTGCAAAGTCATCAAAAATGATTCCGG TCATGCTGATGGGCACTCTTGTCTATGGTATACGATACACTTTACCAGAGTACATTTGTACAATACTTGTTGCTGGAGGGGTATCTACATTTGCACTATTGAAG ACTAGTTCAAAGACCATAAGTAAGCTGGCACATCCAAATGCACCTCTTGGATATGGGCTTTGTTTCTTGAACCTTGCCTTTGATGGATTTACTAATGCCACTCAGGATTCAATTACTGCAAG GTATCCAAAGACGAGCGCTTGGGATATAATGTTGGGGATGAATTTATGGGGTACAATATACAACACAATCTACATGTTTGGCTGGCCATATGGTAGTGGATTTGGTGCGGTTGAGTTCTGTAAGCAGCATCCAGAGGCAGCCTGGGACATTTTCCTCTTTTGTCTCTGTGGTGCATTAGGTCAGAATTTCATCTTTCTAACCATTAGCCGATTTGGTTCCCTGGCTAACACAACCATCACTACAACGCGCAAATTTGTCAGCATTGTGGTGTCCTCAGTGCTGAGCGGCAATCCATTGTCAACAAAGCAATGGGGTTGTGTTGGCATGGTCTTCTCTGGCTTGTCATATCAGATATATCTCAAGTGGAAGAAGTtgcagaagaaaagaaaggcaaCGTGA
- the LOC120003356 gene encoding 60S ribosomal protein L27a-2-like, which produces MTTRLRKNRKKRGHVSAGHGRIGKHRKHPGGRGNAGGMHHHRILFDKYHPGYFGKVGMRYFHKLRNRFYCPSINIDKLWSLVPQELKEKIKSSKDGNVPVIDVTQFGYFKLLGKGVLPENQPMVVKAKLVSKIAEKKIKENGGAVVLTA; this is translated from the coding sequence ATGACGACGAGATTGAGGAAGAACAGGAAGAAGAGGGGTCACGTGAGTGCAGGGCACGGCCGTATCGGAAAGCACAGGAAGCATCCTGGAGGGCGCGGTAACGCCGGAGGCATGCACCACCACCGCATCCTCTTCGACAAGTACCATCCAGGGTACTTCGGAAAGGTTGGAATGCGTTATTTTCACAAGCTACGCAACAGGTTCTATTGCCCCAGCATCAATATAGACAAGCTCTGGTCCTTGGTTCCCCAGGAGCTGAAGGAGAAGATCAAGTCCTCTAAGGACGGCAATGTTCCCGTGATTGATGTAACCCAGTTTGGCTACTTCAAGCTCTTGGGTAAGGGAGTCCTGCCCGAGAATCAGCCCATGGTTGTTAAGGCCAAGCTCGTATCTAAAATTGCCGAGAAGAAGATTAAGGAGAACGGCGGAGCGGTTGTTCTTACTGCCTAG